The Calothrix sp. PCC 7507 DNA segment TTATATTCAACTCCAAGATGCTCTGCAACGCTCTAGGCAAGAATTAGAGACTACCAACGAAGAACTCCAGTCTACCAACGAAGAATTGGAGACTACCAACGAAGAACTCCAGTCTACCAACGAAGAATTGGAGACTACCAACGAAGAACTCCAGTCTACCAACGAAGAATTGGAGACTATGAACGAAGAACTCCAGTCTACCAATGAAGAACTACAGACAATTAATCATGAACTTAGTCAGCGTACTAGCGAACTCAACCACACAAATATTTTTCTTAGTTCCATCCTGAAGAGTCTTCAAACTGGAATAGTTGTAATTGACAAAAGCTTTAAAGTCTTAATTTGGAACTATATCATAGAGGATCTCTGGGGTTTGCGGCATGACGAAGTTGTCGGACAGTCTCTGTTGAGTTTAGACATTGGTTTATCCGTCGAGCAACTGCGATCGCCTATTCGTGATTCCCTATCTGGTGAAAAGCCATTTCAAGAAATGATCCTCGATGCTACCAATCGTCGCGGCCGAAAAATCAAATGTTATCTAGCAATTACTCCTCTGAGTGGTACAGAAATAGAAGGAGCCGTTTTGATGATGGCAGATATAGACAGAGTCAACAGCATGATTTCTATCCAAGAAATGGCAGAACGGCAACAGCAACAGCAATAATCAGTTATCAGTTATCAGTTATCAGTTATCAGTTATTGATGGTATTAATCTTCTTAGGGATTAACACCTAATTCCCTTAACTTAGCAGCCAAGCGTTCTAAATGCTCCCAACCAGTCACCAGCAAATTACCTTTTCAAGATTCTATTTTTGCCCAATTCTCTAAATTAATTCCCTGGACTCCCTGTAAATCAGAGTCATTGGAAACTAGAATTAAACCGCGTGTAATTGCTGTAGCCGCTATCAATATATCTTGTTCTTGGATAGTTAAACCCCTAGATTGTAAATCTACATAAATTTGACAGGCTTTTTCCAGAATTGCAATATCATCTAAAAACAAAATTTGATATCTGTGGCAGAACAAACTAAAATCAGCTAACTGCCTTGTAGCATTAATAGCTAAAAGTCCCCGTTTAACCCCATAATAAGTGATGCAGCTAATAAATATATCTTTTTGGAGACGACGTGCTTCTCGGAACTTATTTTCTACATTTACATTTTTTTTGAGAATATAGCTGACAATGTTTGTATCAAGTAAATAAGTCACTTTGTCTATTTTCGCTTTACTGCTTCATCGTAAATTTTGATTTGCTCTGGTGTTAAATCATTTAAAGTACCAGAAACCGCTTCTAAAACTAGAATACTATCAATTCTGCGCGTTAAATCATCATCTTTAATCGCTCGCATTTCTTCTGGTGAAAACTGCCCAAAAAGGTCTACCAACATTTCCATCATTTCCCATTTTTTTAATTTCACCAAATACAAACTATTGCTTTTAAATAACTTTTCCACAATTGGCGAGATGCGGTTAGTAAGTTCTTGATGATAGCTAGAAACTTCTTGCATAACTCTCCCTCATTCAACAACTCATTACCCCCATTATAAATCCCCCTTTGCCAACCTCCGCGCTTAGGGATTTCCAGGAAAATAAAATACCAATTTGTAGGGTGTGTGACGCTGCGACCATACATTGAGTTGAACGATATATGATTTTTTAGCGTCACGCACCGGTGATGGTTGTGGCTAATCAATTGGTACATTATTAATCAGCTTGTCCCTTACCTTTGCGCCCCTCCGTGTAAAAAAAAGGGCAGGCTTTTCAACCCACCCCAAACAATATTAGAGAATAATCTGTTGCTAATTAACCCAACAATGCTTTCGCTTTAGCGAACACATTATCAACACTAAAACCAAACTTTTCTAGGAGAACATTACCAGGAGCGGAAGCACCAAAGCGATCGATACTCACAACATCGCCTTCAGTACCGACATATTTGTGCCAACCGAAACTAGAAGCAGCTTCTACCGCTAAACGCTTGGTGACAGCTTTCGGGAGGATGGACTCTTTATAAGCTGCGTCTTGTGCTTCAAACAAATCCCACGCAGGTAGTGAAACAACACGGACTTTCTTACCTTCGGCGGTGAGTTTCTCAGCGGCGGTGACGGCGAGGCTCAATTCTGAACCAGTACCAATCAGGATGATATCGGGTGTACCTTCGCTTTCCACCACAGTGTATCCACCCTTAGCCACACCTTCAATCGAAGTACCTGCCAAGTTAGGAACATTTTGACGAGTGAACGCCAAGAGAGTAGGAGCGTTTTGCTTTGCTCTCTCAATCGCCACTTTGTAAGCGCCAGAGGTTTCTGTGCCATCTGCGGGGCGAAATACTGTGAGGTTAGGAATTGCGCGCAGGGAAGCCAGAGTTTCAATTGGCTGGTGTGTTGGCCCGTCTTCACCTTGTCCAATGGAGTCGTGGGTCATTACCCAAATTGCGCCAGCTTGGGATAATGCAGATAAGCGGATAGCCGCCCGCATGTAGTCTGTAAAGATTAAGAAGGTGGCGCCGTAGGGAATTAATCCTGAAGCATGTAGCGCTATACCATTGACAATTGCGCCCATACCATGTTCCCGTACACCATAGTGGATGTTGGGGTTTTGGTATGCTCCTTTTTGGAAGTCGCCTTTACCCTTAATTTCGGTGAGGTTGGAGTGGGTTAAGTCAGCAGAACCACCAATTAACTCAGGTAAAACCGCCGCTAGTTTATTGAGGCAGTTTTCTGAGTGCTTGCGGGTGGGTAATGCTTTATCTTCGGGGGTGTAGGTTGGCAGCACTTTATCCCAACCATCGGGCAGTTTTTTGCTGGTGTAGCGTTCAAACTCAGCCGCTTCTTGGGGATATTTAGCTTTGTAGTCAGCGTATATCTTGTTCCAATCAGATTCGTAGCCTGCGCCACGTTCTACCGCTTTGCGGGTGTGGTTGAGGGCATCTTGGGGGACGACGAACGGCTCGTATTCCCAACCCAAGTTTTGACGAGTCAGTGCGATTTCGTCTCCACCTAAGGCGGCACCGTGAATCCCGGCGGTGTTTTGCTTGTTGGGGGAACCGTAACCGATGGTAGTTGTCACCTTAATCATGCTTGGCTTGTCGGTGACAGCTTTGGCGGCGGCGATCGCATTAGCGATCGCTTCTAAATCGGTGTTACCATCTTGAACATGCAGGACGTGCCAACCGTAAGCTTCAAACCGTTTAGAAACATCTTCGGTGAATGCTACATCTGTGGAACCATCGATAGAGATGTGGTTGTCGTCGTACAGAGCAATGAGTTTGCCTAATCCCAAGTGTCCCGCAAAAGAAGCAGCTTCACCGGAAATGCCTTCCATGTTGCAACCATCACCTAGAATCACGTAGGTGTAGTGGTCGACGATTTTAGCATCGGGTTTGTTATATTTAGCAGCTAGGTGTGCTTCGGCGATCGCCAAACCAACTCCATTGGCTATTCCTTGACCTAGTGGCCCGGTAGTAACTTCTACACCTGGTGTTTCAAAGTTTTCTGGGTGACCAGGAGTTTTAGAACCCCATTGACGGAATTGCTTGATATCTTCAATTGTGACGCTGTCGTAGCCTGTCAGGTAGAGCAGGGCATACTGCAACATCGAGCCATGACCAGCAGACAAGACAAAGCGATCGCGGTTGAACCACTGAGGATTCTTGGGGTTAAACTTCAGAAAGCGATCCCAAAGTACGAAAGCCATTGGAGCCGCGCCCATTGGCAGTCCTGGGTGTCCCGATTTTGC contains these protein-coding regions:
- a CDS encoding type II toxin-antitoxin system VapC family toxin, with amino-acid sequence MTYLLDTNIVSYILKKNVNVENKFREARRLQKDIFISCITYYGVKRGLLAINATRQLADFSLFCHRYQILFLDDIAILEKACQIYVDLQSRGLTIQEQDILIAATAITRGLILVSNDSDLQGVQGINLENWAKIES
- the tkt gene encoding transketolase, which encodes MAVATQSLEELCINSIRFLAVDAVEKAKSGHPGLPMGAAPMAFVLWDRFLKFNPKNPQWFNRDRFVLSAGHGSMLQYALLYLTGYDSVTIEDIKQFRQWGSKTPGHPENFETPGVEVTTGPLGQGIANGVGLAIAEAHLAAKYNKPDAKIVDHYTYVILGDGCNMEGISGEAASFAGHLGLGKLIALYDDNHISIDGSTDVAFTEDVSKRFEAYGWHVLHVQDGNTDLEAIANAIAAAKAVTDKPSMIKVTTTIGYGSPNKQNTAGIHGAALGGDEIALTRQNLGWEYEPFVVPQDALNHTRKAVERGAGYESDWNKIYADYKAKYPQEAAEFERYTSKKLPDGWDKVLPTYTPEDKALPTRKHSENCLNKLAAVLPELIGGSADLTHSNLTEIKGKGDFQKGAYQNPNIHYGVREHGMGAIVNGIALHASGLIPYGATFLIFTDYMRAAIRLSALSQAGAIWVMTHDSIGQGEDGPTHQPIETLASLRAIPNLTVFRPADGTETSGAYKVAIERAKQNAPTLLAFTRQNVPNLAGTSIEGVAKGGYTVVESEGTPDIILIGTGSELSLAVTAAEKLTAEGKKVRVVSLPAWDLFEAQDAAYKESILPKAVTKRLAVEAASSFGWHKYVGTEGDVVSIDRFGASAPGNVLLEKFGFSVDNVFAKAKALLG